The Erigeron canadensis isolate Cc75 chromosome 4, C_canadensis_v1, whole genome shotgun sequence genome window below encodes:
- the LOC122597642 gene encoding leucine-rich repeat extensin-like protein 5, translating into MKQLFSTSKWFWVLFIFVVVTANAEDLTSSLCNTCTPICSTPPSPTTSKPPPPSFPSKPSPISPPRVPPSKSPPTLTPIHNVPPPPRFYYFDSPFAISPPMAKSFPPPSYVSSGGNNNDDAPPSPRFMYFPSTPAAGNNIGQNNYPYPYYMYDSKAAASLSVRFLWVVTLLLCLHVTLIV; encoded by the coding sequence ATGAAACAACTTTTTTCCACAAGCAAATGGTTTTGGGTCCTCTTCATATTTGTTGTAGTTACAGCAAATGCAGAAGACCTTACAAGCTCACTATGCAACACATGCACTCCCATATGTTCAACACCGCCATCTCCTACAACGTCCAAACCTCCGCCGCCATCTTTCCCATCCAAACCATCACCAATATCTCCTCCACGTGTTCCTCCTTCCAAGTCACCGCCAACATTAACTCCTATCCACAATGTTCCACCTCCACCAAGATTTTATTACTTTGATTCGCCGTTTGCTATATCTCCACCTATGGCAAAGTCATTTCCACCACCATCTTATGTCTCATCGGGTGGCAATAACAACGATGATGCTCCACCATCTCCAAGATTCATGTACTTCCCTTCCACACCTGCGGCTGGTAATAATATTGGACAAAATAATTATCCATATCCGTATTACATGTATGATTCAAAGGCTGCTGCTTCCTTGTCTGTACGATTTTTGTGGGTTGTAACGTTGTTGTTATGTTTACATGTCACACTTATTGTTTGA